A genomic stretch from Solenopsis invicta isolate M01_SB chromosome 15, UNIL_Sinv_3.0, whole genome shotgun sequence includes:
- the LOC105207643 gene encoding uncharacterized protein LOC105207643 isoform X2, with protein sequence MASDGRMEWVEIIEPRTKEHMYANLTTGECVWDPPPGVPVKKTDNNQWWELFDQNTSRFYYYNATSQKTVWHRPTDCDIIPLAKLQTLKQNTEPASSSTSETQKVTEPRKKESVSTQTQTPSVSRSTRFNHQENTNLTPTLQALSLSSANKTRTSAVGVDLQTSPPSPSPSARRHHHHHHHHNNRHHRHHDVPATRTRQHNHSQDSGRSSDSSVSHSRTSLESTSYRLLDSPHRHHHRSAAQTPVNTAQSSPRQHSSGTLETRCHKSGTLESVKNQKSVSLVGEPPPLGLSLSTSTPLFKKKTFTDPQREGRVGNLDLDKSKNGRESSRGSYGPEPSTSPYRDSLMESRVFRQEMPPYRPPEVQLSHSYKSQGEKYGSLMESGNRYHRDREREMQQQQQQQQQHHRERVNSLDKTNPPAFYPSSMHSRNVNKQPQDGTGSIGRRHHGCSASLSEANVRDVYGAMLSERNDPAKSLGRSAGGNSSKQRGGLEAVERERERERDREKEYRRNTACNNSLDCVPQPLGRSYSFVQQQKQQQKLQQQLQQQQQQARRRERDDDAMHERYLMISQTHEQSRQRLSSNTSSSNSSNSSSNSAAGEEIEGHAEGDDSKKKRSNGNPSPPPSPFYGNLLADADHLLPLQHYILQQAKLSGCYKFGDPLLVEEGEDSLDEEGGRGEGIGGRADDDSDDQFADDEAASNQGDSSSQEYLEDHYADLGNYDTAGLATYYTTADTLTRPQARPPSPPNIVSQTEARDSVVTTRQVSIPTVSSTPSVQIGVSITNVDNTDLDEARRDDSTGGGDIEKYAQDNLNLNCGRPKGLRLLFRKKFSVRDILSWSKDPIPQPMLAMVDGEKLLKREACNLFRLVQVYMGDRKANVGMTLDGVAMDIVNTAFTKPPLRDELYVQICRQTTENPRKESLRRGWELMAVCLAFVPPSATFEPYLEGYMNRHRDPNFQFPEVAKWPIHVQVSHYATVACRRLQRIGAHGKRQPRKATIEDIDQARIQIFRASMFGATLSEVMALQRDRFPHRELPWIQTTLTRQVLMRGGTLTEGIFRVSADADEVSALKSCLDRFEDGAILAASQDAHAPASLLKLWVRELYEPLIPDSFYVECVSMRHDDPEASAANVAAIVDRLPDLNRRVLCHLIRFLQIFARPEVVARTKMDANNLAMVMAPNVLRCTSQDPRVILENARKEMAFVRTLIESLDTAWIDDLH encoded by the exons ATGGCATCCGACGG TAGGATGGAATGGGTGGAGATCATAGAGCCACGCACAAAGGAGCACATGTACGCGAACCTGACCACCGGAGAATGCGTATGGGATCCTCCACCGGGTGTACCTGT gaAAAAGACGGACAACAATCAGTGGTGGGAGTTGTTCGATCAGAATACCTCgcgcttttattattataacgcGACGTCTCAGAAAACCGTGTGGCACCGCCCGACGGACTGTGACATCATACCGTTGGCGAAACttcag ACGCTAAAACAGAACACGGAACCCGCAAGCAGTAGCACGTCCGAGACTCAAAAGGTAACCGAGCCGAGAAAGAAAGAATCCGTTTCGACGCAGACGCAAACTCCCTCGGTCAGTCGATCGACGCGATTTAACCACCAGGAGAACACGAATTTAACTCCGACGctg CAAGCTCTGTCTCTCAGTAGTGCGAACAAAACGCGGACTTCTGCGGTTGGCGTCGATCTTCAGACCTCCCCCCCTTCTCCGTCTCCATCCGCAAGGCgacaccatcatcatcatcatcatcacaaTAACAGGCACCATAGGCACCATGACGTACCTGCTACGCGTACCAGACAGCACAATCATTCACAGGATTCTGGTAGATCCAGCGACAGCTCCGTCTCGCACAGTAGGACCTCCTTGGAGTCGACCAGTTACCGTCTGTTGGACTCGCCGCACAGGCATCATCATCGTTCGGCCGCGCAAACGCCGGTGAACACCGCACAATCCTCCCCTAGGCAGCACAGTAGCGGCACCCTGGAGACCAGGTGCCACAAAAGCGGGACTCTCGAAAGTGTGAAAAATCAGAAGTCCGTATCGCTGGTGGGAGAACCACCGCCACTGGGACTGTCGCTCTCGACCAGTACACCCTTGTTTAAGAAGAAGACTTTCACCGACCCGCAACGAGAAGGTAGGGTTGGAAACTTGGACCTagacaaaagtaaaaatg GTAGAGAAAGTAGTAGAGGCTCGTACGGTCCCGAGCCGAGTACGTCGCCATATCGCGATTCTCTGATGGAATCCCGAGTCTTCAGGCAGGAAATGCCGCCGTATCGTCCGCCTGAGGTCCAACTTAGCCATAGTTACAAATCGCAGGGTGAGAAGTATGGTTCCTTAATGGAGAGTGGCAATCGTTACCATAGGGATAGAGAGCGGGAGatgcagcagcaacaacaacaacagcaacagcatCATCGGGAGCGAGTCAATAGTCTCGACAAGACGAACCCACCAGCCTTTTATCCAAGTTCCATGCATTCGAGAAACGTAAATAAGCAGCCGCAGGATGGTACGGGTAGCATAGGTAGAAGGCATCACGGATGCTCTGCATCACTTTCGGAAGCGAATGTCAGGGACGTATATGGTGCAATGTTGTCCGAAAGAAACGATCCTGCTAAGAGTCTTGGCAGGTCCGCCGGCGGTAATTCGTCGAAACAAAGAGGAGGTCTCGAAGCAGTGGAGCGGGAGAGAGAGCGGGAGCGTGATAGGGAGAAGGAGTACAGGCGAAACACGGCGTGCAATAACTCACTGGACT gtGTGCCGCAGCCATTGGGTCGCAGTTACAGTTTCGTGCAACAGCAGAAGCAACAGCAAAAGCTGCAGCAGCAattacagcaacaacagcaacaggCTAGAAGGAGAGAGCGAGACGACGATGCTATGCACGAACGTTACTTGATGATAAGTCAAACTCACGAACAATCTAGACAAAGACTCAGTAGTAACACTAGTAGTAGtaacagcagcaacagcagcagcaataGTGCCGCAGGCGAGGAAATCGAGGGTCACGCCGAAGGAGATGACAGCAAGAAGAAGAGAAGCAATGGAAATCCCAGTCCCCCGCCGTCGCCGTTTTACGGCAATCTTCTGGCTGATGCCGATCACCTCTTACCGTTGCAACATTATATCCTTCAACAAGCAAAATTATCGG GTTGTTACAAATTTGGAGATCCTTTACTGGTAGAAGAAGGGGAAGATTCTTTGGACGAGGAAGGTGGCAGGGGCGAAGGTATCGGCGGAAGAGCCGACGACGATTCCGACGATCAATTTGCTGACGACGAGGCGGCTAGCAATCAAGGCGATTCTTCCAGTCAAGAATACCTCGAGGATCATTACGCGG ATTTAGGTAATTACGACACCGCAGGCTTAGCGACTTATTACACTACAGCCGACACTTTGACAAGGCCACAAGCGCGACCGCCTTCGCCGCCGAATATTGTGTCTCAGACGGAAGCGAGAGACAGTGTAGTGACGACGAGACAGGTTTCTATACCCACCGTAAGTTCAACTCCGAGTGTTCAAATCGGTGTGTCGATAACGAATGTCGATAACACCGACCTGGACGAAGCTCGGAGAGACGACAGCACGGGCGGCGGCGATATCGAAAAATATGCACAGGACAATCTCAATTTGAATTGCGGCAGACCAAAAGGACTGAGACTGTTGTTTCGAAAGAAGTTCAGCGTACGGGATATTCTCAGCTGGTCGAAAGATCCAATACCACAACCGATGCTCGCGATGGTGGACGGTGAGAAACTACTCAAAAGAGAGGCTTGCAATCTATTCCGATTGGTTCAAGTGTACATGGGTGATCGCAAAGCTAACGTCGGTATGAcgttggatggcgtcgccatgGATATCGTGAATACCGCGTTTACGAAGCCGCCTCTGCGGGATGAGTTGTACGTTCAGATCTGCCGACAGACGACGGAGAATCCGCGGAAGGAGAGTCTACGACGCGGATGGGAATTGATGGCTGTGTGTCTAGCTTTCGTGCCGCCTAGCGCCACGTTCGAGCCCTACCTGGAGGGCTATATGAATAGGCATCGTGATCCTAATTTCCAGTTTCCCGAAGTTGCCAAGTGGCCAATACACGTGCAAGTCAGTCATTACGCGACCGTAGCGTGCAGACGATTACAGCGGATCGGAGCGCATGGCAAACGACAACCTCGCAAGGCCACAATAGAGGATATTGACCAAGCGAGG ATACAAATCTTCCGTgcgtcaatgtttggtgcgacGCTTTCGGAAGTTATGGCTTTACAAAGGGACCGCTTCCCGCATAGAGAGTTACCATGGATACAGACTACGCTGACGCGTCAGGTGCTCATGCGTGGTGGCACGCTGACTGAGGGAATCTTCCGGGTGTCCGCGGACGCCGATGAGGTCAGCGCGTTGAAATCCTGCCTGGACAGGTTCGAGGACGGGGCGATTCTGGCAGCTTCTCAGGACGCTCACGCGCCTGCTTCCCTGCTGAAATTGTGGGTACGTGAGTTGTACGAGCCGTTGATACCGGATTCCTTCTACGTAGAATGCGTGTCTATGCGACACGACGATCCGGAAGCTTCCGCAGCAAATGTGGCCGCAATCGTTGATCGTTTACCGGATCTTAACCGTCGTGTGCTGTGTCATCTAATACGCTTCCTACAG ATATTCGCTAGACCCGAGGTGGTCGCCCGTACTAAAATGGACGCCAATAATCTTGCGATGGTGATGGCGCCGAATGTATTGCGGTGTACATCCCAAGATCCTCGGGTCATCTTAGAGAATGCACGGAAGGAGATGGCCTTCGTCCGTACTCTCATCGAGTCATTAGACACCGCTTGGATCGATGATCTTCACTGA
- the LOC105207643 gene encoding uncharacterized protein LOC105207643 isoform X3, translating to MASDGMEWVEIIEPRTKEHMYANLTTGECVWDPPPGVPVKKTDNNQWWELFDQNTSRFYYYNATSQKTVWHRPTDCDIIPLAKLQTLKQNTEPASSSTSETQKVTEPRKKESVSTQTQTPSVSRSTRFNHQENTNLTPTLQALSLSSANKTRTSAVGVDLQTSPPSPSPSARRHHHHHHHHNNRHHRHHDVPATRTRQHNHSQDSGRSSDSSVSHSRTSLESTSYRLLDSPHRHHHRSAAQTPVNTAQSSPRQHSSGTLETRCHKSGTLESVKNQKSVSLVGEPPPLGLSLSTSTPLFKKKTFTDPQREGRVGNLDLDKSKNGRESSRGSYGPEPSTSPYRDSLMESRVFRQEMPPYRPPEVQLSHSYKSQGEKYGSLMESGNRYHRDREREMQQQQQQQQQHHRERVNSLDKTNPPAFYPSSMHSRNVNKQPQDGTGSIGRRHHGCSASLSEANVRDVYGAMLSERNDPAKSLGRSAGGNSSKQRGGLEAVERERERERDREKEYRRNTACNNSLDCVPQPLGRSYSFVQQQKQQQKLQQQLQQQQQQARRRERDDDAMHERYLMISQTHEQSRQRLSSNTSSSNSSNSSSNSAAGEEIEGHAEGDDSKKKRSNGNPSPPPSPFYGNLLADADHLLPLQHYILQQAKLSGCYKFGDPLLVEEGEDSLDEEGGRGEGIGGRADDDSDDQFADDEAASNQGDSSSQEYLEDHYADLGNYDTAGLATYYTTADTLTRPQARPPSPPNIVSQTEARDSVVTTRQVSIPTVSSTPSVQIGVSITNVDNTDLDEARRDDSTGGGDIEKYAQDNLNLNCGRPKGLRLLFRKKFSVRDILSWSKDPIPQPMLAMVDGEKLLKREACNLFRLVQVYMGDRKANVGMTLDGVAMDIVNTAFTKPPLRDELYVQICRQTTENPRKESLRRGWELMAVCLAFVPPSATFEPYLEGYMNRHRDPNFQFPEVAKWPIHVQVSHYATVACRRLQRIGAHGKRQPRKATIEDIDQARIQIFRASMFGATLSEVMALQRDRFPHRELPWIQTTLTRQVLMRGGTLTEGIFRVSADADEVSALKSCLDRFEDGAILAASQDAHAPASLLKLWVRELYEPLIPDSFYVECVSMRHDDPEASAANVAAIVDRLPDLNRRVLCHLIRFLQIFARPEVVARTKMDANNLAMVMAPNVLRCTSQDPRVILENARKEMAFVRTLIESLDTAWIDDLH from the exons ATGGCATCCGACGG GATGGAATGGGTGGAGATCATAGAGCCACGCACAAAGGAGCACATGTACGCGAACCTGACCACCGGAGAATGCGTATGGGATCCTCCACCGGGTGTACCTGT gaAAAAGACGGACAACAATCAGTGGTGGGAGTTGTTCGATCAGAATACCTCgcgcttttattattataacgcGACGTCTCAGAAAACCGTGTGGCACCGCCCGACGGACTGTGACATCATACCGTTGGCGAAACttcag ACGCTAAAACAGAACACGGAACCCGCAAGCAGTAGCACGTCCGAGACTCAAAAGGTAACCGAGCCGAGAAAGAAAGAATCCGTTTCGACGCAGACGCAAACTCCCTCGGTCAGTCGATCGACGCGATTTAACCACCAGGAGAACACGAATTTAACTCCGACGctg CAAGCTCTGTCTCTCAGTAGTGCGAACAAAACGCGGACTTCTGCGGTTGGCGTCGATCTTCAGACCTCCCCCCCTTCTCCGTCTCCATCCGCAAGGCgacaccatcatcatcatcatcatcacaaTAACAGGCACCATAGGCACCATGACGTACCTGCTACGCGTACCAGACAGCACAATCATTCACAGGATTCTGGTAGATCCAGCGACAGCTCCGTCTCGCACAGTAGGACCTCCTTGGAGTCGACCAGTTACCGTCTGTTGGACTCGCCGCACAGGCATCATCATCGTTCGGCCGCGCAAACGCCGGTGAACACCGCACAATCCTCCCCTAGGCAGCACAGTAGCGGCACCCTGGAGACCAGGTGCCACAAAAGCGGGACTCTCGAAAGTGTGAAAAATCAGAAGTCCGTATCGCTGGTGGGAGAACCACCGCCACTGGGACTGTCGCTCTCGACCAGTACACCCTTGTTTAAGAAGAAGACTTTCACCGACCCGCAACGAGAAGGTAGGGTTGGAAACTTGGACCTagacaaaagtaaaaatg GTAGAGAAAGTAGTAGAGGCTCGTACGGTCCCGAGCCGAGTACGTCGCCATATCGCGATTCTCTGATGGAATCCCGAGTCTTCAGGCAGGAAATGCCGCCGTATCGTCCGCCTGAGGTCCAACTTAGCCATAGTTACAAATCGCAGGGTGAGAAGTATGGTTCCTTAATGGAGAGTGGCAATCGTTACCATAGGGATAGAGAGCGGGAGatgcagcagcaacaacaacaacagcaacagcatCATCGGGAGCGAGTCAATAGTCTCGACAAGACGAACCCACCAGCCTTTTATCCAAGTTCCATGCATTCGAGAAACGTAAATAAGCAGCCGCAGGATGGTACGGGTAGCATAGGTAGAAGGCATCACGGATGCTCTGCATCACTTTCGGAAGCGAATGTCAGGGACGTATATGGTGCAATGTTGTCCGAAAGAAACGATCCTGCTAAGAGTCTTGGCAGGTCCGCCGGCGGTAATTCGTCGAAACAAAGAGGAGGTCTCGAAGCAGTGGAGCGGGAGAGAGAGCGGGAGCGTGATAGGGAGAAGGAGTACAGGCGAAACACGGCGTGCAATAACTCACTGGACT gtGTGCCGCAGCCATTGGGTCGCAGTTACAGTTTCGTGCAACAGCAGAAGCAACAGCAAAAGCTGCAGCAGCAattacagcaacaacagcaacaggCTAGAAGGAGAGAGCGAGACGACGATGCTATGCACGAACGTTACTTGATGATAAGTCAAACTCACGAACAATCTAGACAAAGACTCAGTAGTAACACTAGTAGTAGtaacagcagcaacagcagcagcaataGTGCCGCAGGCGAGGAAATCGAGGGTCACGCCGAAGGAGATGACAGCAAGAAGAAGAGAAGCAATGGAAATCCCAGTCCCCCGCCGTCGCCGTTTTACGGCAATCTTCTGGCTGATGCCGATCACCTCTTACCGTTGCAACATTATATCCTTCAACAAGCAAAATTATCGG GTTGTTACAAATTTGGAGATCCTTTACTGGTAGAAGAAGGGGAAGATTCTTTGGACGAGGAAGGTGGCAGGGGCGAAGGTATCGGCGGAAGAGCCGACGACGATTCCGACGATCAATTTGCTGACGACGAGGCGGCTAGCAATCAAGGCGATTCTTCCAGTCAAGAATACCTCGAGGATCATTACGCGG ATTTAGGTAATTACGACACCGCAGGCTTAGCGACTTATTACACTACAGCCGACACTTTGACAAGGCCACAAGCGCGACCGCCTTCGCCGCCGAATATTGTGTCTCAGACGGAAGCGAGAGACAGTGTAGTGACGACGAGACAGGTTTCTATACCCACCGTAAGTTCAACTCCGAGTGTTCAAATCGGTGTGTCGATAACGAATGTCGATAACACCGACCTGGACGAAGCTCGGAGAGACGACAGCACGGGCGGCGGCGATATCGAAAAATATGCACAGGACAATCTCAATTTGAATTGCGGCAGACCAAAAGGACTGAGACTGTTGTTTCGAAAGAAGTTCAGCGTACGGGATATTCTCAGCTGGTCGAAAGATCCAATACCACAACCGATGCTCGCGATGGTGGACGGTGAGAAACTACTCAAAAGAGAGGCTTGCAATCTATTCCGATTGGTTCAAGTGTACATGGGTGATCGCAAAGCTAACGTCGGTATGAcgttggatggcgtcgccatgGATATCGTGAATACCGCGTTTACGAAGCCGCCTCTGCGGGATGAGTTGTACGTTCAGATCTGCCGACAGACGACGGAGAATCCGCGGAAGGAGAGTCTACGACGCGGATGGGAATTGATGGCTGTGTGTCTAGCTTTCGTGCCGCCTAGCGCCACGTTCGAGCCCTACCTGGAGGGCTATATGAATAGGCATCGTGATCCTAATTTCCAGTTTCCCGAAGTTGCCAAGTGGCCAATACACGTGCAAGTCAGTCATTACGCGACCGTAGCGTGCAGACGATTACAGCGGATCGGAGCGCATGGCAAACGACAACCTCGCAAGGCCACAATAGAGGATATTGACCAAGCGAGG ATACAAATCTTCCGTgcgtcaatgtttggtgcgacGCTTTCGGAAGTTATGGCTTTACAAAGGGACCGCTTCCCGCATAGAGAGTTACCATGGATACAGACTACGCTGACGCGTCAGGTGCTCATGCGTGGTGGCACGCTGACTGAGGGAATCTTCCGGGTGTCCGCGGACGCCGATGAGGTCAGCGCGTTGAAATCCTGCCTGGACAGGTTCGAGGACGGGGCGATTCTGGCAGCTTCTCAGGACGCTCACGCGCCTGCTTCCCTGCTGAAATTGTGGGTACGTGAGTTGTACGAGCCGTTGATACCGGATTCCTTCTACGTAGAATGCGTGTCTATGCGACACGACGATCCGGAAGCTTCCGCAGCAAATGTGGCCGCAATCGTTGATCGTTTACCGGATCTTAACCGTCGTGTGCTGTGTCATCTAATACGCTTCCTACAG ATATTCGCTAGACCCGAGGTGGTCGCCCGTACTAAAATGGACGCCAATAATCTTGCGATGGTGATGGCGCCGAATGTATTGCGGTGTACATCCCAAGATCCTCGGGTCATCTTAGAGAATGCACGGAAGGAGATGGCCTTCGTCCGTACTCTCATCGAGTCATTAGACACCGCTTGGATCGATGATCTTCACTGA
- the LOC105207643 gene encoding uncharacterized protein LOC105207643 isoform X5, with protein sequence MADNYSRMEWVEIIEPRTKEHMYANLTTGECVWDPPPGVPVKKTDNNQWWELFDQNTSRFYYYNATSQKTVWHRPTDCDIIPLAKLQTLKQNTEPASSSTSETQKDSGRSSDSSVSHSRTSLESTSYRLLDSPHRHHHRSAAQTPVNTAQSSPRQHSSGTLETRCHKSGTLESVKNQKSVSLVGEPPPLGLSLSTSTPLFKKKTFTDPQREGRVGNLDLDKSKNGRESSRGSYGPEPSTSPYRDSLMESRVFRQEMPPYRPPEVQLSHSYKSQGEKYGSLMESGNRYHRDREREMQQQQQQQQQHHRERVNSLDKTNPPAFYPSSMHSRNVNKQPQDGTGSIGRRHHGCSASLSEANVRDVYGAMLSERNDPAKSLGRSAGGNSSKQRGGLEAVERERERERDREKEYRRNTACNNSLDCVPQPLGRSYSFVQQQKQQQKLQQQLQQQQQQARRRERDDDAMHERYLMISQTHEQSRQRLSSNTSSSNSSNSSSNSAAGEEIEGHAEGDDSKKKRSNGNPSPPPSPFYGNLLADADHLLPLQHYILQQAKLSGCYKFGDPLLVEEGEDSLDEEGGRGEGIGGRADDDSDDQFADDEAASNQGDSSSQEYLEDHYADLGNYDTAGLATYYTTADTLTRPQARPPSPPNIVSQTEARDSVVTTRQVSIPTVSSTPSVQIGVSITNVDNTDLDEARRDDSTGGGDIEKYAQDNLNLNCGRPKGLRLLFRKKFSVRDILSWSKDPIPQPMLAMVDGEKLLKREACNLFRLVQVYMGDRKANVGMTLDGVAMDIVNTAFTKPPLRDELYVQICRQTTENPRKESLRRGWELMAVCLAFVPPSATFEPYLEGYMNRHRDPNFQFPEVAKWPIHVQVSHYATVACRRLQRIGAHGKRQPRKATIEDIDQARIQIFRASMFGATLSEVMALQRDRFPHRELPWIQTTLTRQVLMRGGTLTEGIFRVSADADEVSALKSCLDRFEDGAILAASQDAHAPASLLKLWVRELYEPLIPDSFYVECVSMRHDDPEASAANVAAIVDRLPDLNRRVLCHLIRFLQIFARPEVVARTKMDANNLAMVMAPNVLRCTSQDPRVILENARKEMAFVRTLIESLDTAWIDDLH encoded by the exons ATGGCTGATAATTACAGTAGGATGGAATGGGTGGAGATCATAGAGCCACGCACAAAGGAGCACATGTACGCGAACCTGACCACCGGAGAATGCGTATGGGATCCTCCACCGGGTGTACCTGT gaAAAAGACGGACAACAATCAGTGGTGGGAGTTGTTCGATCAGAATACCTCgcgcttttattattataacgcGACGTCTCAGAAAACCGTGTGGCACCGCCCGACGGACTGTGACATCATACCGTTGGCGAAACttcag ACGCTAAAACAGAACACGGAACCCGCAAGCAGTAGCACGTCCGAGACTCAAAAG GATTCTGGTAGATCCAGCGACAGCTCCGTCTCGCACAGTAGGACCTCCTTGGAGTCGACCAGTTACCGTCTGTTGGACTCGCCGCACAGGCATCATCATCGTTCGGCCGCGCAAACGCCGGTGAACACCGCACAATCCTCCCCTAGGCAGCACAGTAGCGGCACCCTGGAGACCAGGTGCCACAAAAGCGGGACTCTCGAAAGTGTGAAAAATCAGAAGTCCGTATCGCTGGTGGGAGAACCACCGCCACTGGGACTGTCGCTCTCGACCAGTACACCCTTGTTTAAGAAGAAGACTTTCACCGACCCGCAACGAGAAGGTAGGGTTGGAAACTTGGACCTagacaaaagtaaaaatg GTAGAGAAAGTAGTAGAGGCTCGTACGGTCCCGAGCCGAGTACGTCGCCATATCGCGATTCTCTGATGGAATCCCGAGTCTTCAGGCAGGAAATGCCGCCGTATCGTCCGCCTGAGGTCCAACTTAGCCATAGTTACAAATCGCAGGGTGAGAAGTATGGTTCCTTAATGGAGAGTGGCAATCGTTACCATAGGGATAGAGAGCGGGAGatgcagcagcaacaacaacaacagcaacagcatCATCGGGAGCGAGTCAATAGTCTCGACAAGACGAACCCACCAGCCTTTTATCCAAGTTCCATGCATTCGAGAAACGTAAATAAGCAGCCGCAGGATGGTACGGGTAGCATAGGTAGAAGGCATCACGGATGCTCTGCATCACTTTCGGAAGCGAATGTCAGGGACGTATATGGTGCAATGTTGTCCGAAAGAAACGATCCTGCTAAGAGTCTTGGCAGGTCCGCCGGCGGTAATTCGTCGAAACAAAGAGGAGGTCTCGAAGCAGTGGAGCGGGAGAGAGAGCGGGAGCGTGATAGGGAGAAGGAGTACAGGCGAAACACGGCGTGCAATAACTCACTGGACT gtGTGCCGCAGCCATTGGGTCGCAGTTACAGTTTCGTGCAACAGCAGAAGCAACAGCAAAAGCTGCAGCAGCAattacagcaacaacagcaacaggCTAGAAGGAGAGAGCGAGACGACGATGCTATGCACGAACGTTACTTGATGATAAGTCAAACTCACGAACAATCTAGACAAAGACTCAGTAGTAACACTAGTAGTAGtaacagcagcaacagcagcagcaataGTGCCGCAGGCGAGGAAATCGAGGGTCACGCCGAAGGAGATGACAGCAAGAAGAAGAGAAGCAATGGAAATCCCAGTCCCCCGCCGTCGCCGTTTTACGGCAATCTTCTGGCTGATGCCGATCACCTCTTACCGTTGCAACATTATATCCTTCAACAAGCAAAATTATCGG GTTGTTACAAATTTGGAGATCCTTTACTGGTAGAAGAAGGGGAAGATTCTTTGGACGAGGAAGGTGGCAGGGGCGAAGGTATCGGCGGAAGAGCCGACGACGATTCCGACGATCAATTTGCTGACGACGAGGCGGCTAGCAATCAAGGCGATTCTTCCAGTCAAGAATACCTCGAGGATCATTACGCGG ATTTAGGTAATTACGACACCGCAGGCTTAGCGACTTATTACACTACAGCCGACACTTTGACAAGGCCACAAGCGCGACCGCCTTCGCCGCCGAATATTGTGTCTCAGACGGAAGCGAGAGACAGTGTAGTGACGACGAGACAGGTTTCTATACCCACCGTAAGTTCAACTCCGAGTGTTCAAATCGGTGTGTCGATAACGAATGTCGATAACACCGACCTGGACGAAGCTCGGAGAGACGACAGCACGGGCGGCGGCGATATCGAAAAATATGCACAGGACAATCTCAATTTGAATTGCGGCAGACCAAAAGGACTGAGACTGTTGTTTCGAAAGAAGTTCAGCGTACGGGATATTCTCAGCTGGTCGAAAGATCCAATACCACAACCGATGCTCGCGATGGTGGACGGTGAGAAACTACTCAAAAGAGAGGCTTGCAATCTATTCCGATTGGTTCAAGTGTACATGGGTGATCGCAAAGCTAACGTCGGTATGAcgttggatggcgtcgccatgGATATCGTGAATACCGCGTTTACGAAGCCGCCTCTGCGGGATGAGTTGTACGTTCAGATCTGCCGACAGACGACGGAGAATCCGCGGAAGGAGAGTCTACGACGCGGATGGGAATTGATGGCTGTGTGTCTAGCTTTCGTGCCGCCTAGCGCCACGTTCGAGCCCTACCTGGAGGGCTATATGAATAGGCATCGTGATCCTAATTTCCAGTTTCCCGAAGTTGCCAAGTGGCCAATACACGTGCAAGTCAGTCATTACGCGACCGTAGCGTGCAGACGATTACAGCGGATCGGAGCGCATGGCAAACGACAACCTCGCAAGGCCACAATAGAGGATATTGACCAAGCGAGG ATACAAATCTTCCGTgcgtcaatgtttggtgcgacGCTTTCGGAAGTTATGGCTTTACAAAGGGACCGCTTCCCGCATAGAGAGTTACCATGGATACAGACTACGCTGACGCGTCAGGTGCTCATGCGTGGTGGCACGCTGACTGAGGGAATCTTCCGGGTGTCCGCGGACGCCGATGAGGTCAGCGCGTTGAAATCCTGCCTGGACAGGTTCGAGGACGGGGCGATTCTGGCAGCTTCTCAGGACGCTCACGCGCCTGCTTCCCTGCTGAAATTGTGGGTACGTGAGTTGTACGAGCCGTTGATACCGGATTCCTTCTACGTAGAATGCGTGTCTATGCGACACGACGATCCGGAAGCTTCCGCAGCAAATGTGGCCGCAATCGTTGATCGTTTACCGGATCTTAACCGTCGTGTGCTGTGTCATCTAATACGCTTCCTACAG ATATTCGCTAGACCCGAGGTGGTCGCCCGTACTAAAATGGACGCCAATAATCTTGCGATGGTGATGGCGCCGAATGTATTGCGGTGTACATCCCAAGATCCTCGGGTCATCTTAGAGAATGCACGGAAGGAGATGGCCTTCGTCCGTACTCTCATCGAGTCATTAGACACCGCTTGGATCGATGATCTTCACTGA